The following proteins are encoded in a genomic region of Maribacter hydrothermalis:
- a CDS encoding ATP-grasp domain-containing protein yields MIKKVGILFGMEDTFPWAFIDKVNELGKGEIVAEAVQIDKVQQGIDYGYSVIFDRISQEVPFYRAYLKNASLMGTAVINNPFWWSADEKFFNNCLSMEIGIPVPKTVLLPSNTRPDNTSETSFRNLKAPLDWDYMLDYIGFPAYMKPHDGGGWKSVYRLENSDELFAAHKETEQLVMMLQEEIVFDDYFRVYCLGQKYVHIMPYDPRKPFHERYVSDIKATGNERKKLLKTVHDYTLRLNQALGYDFNTVEFAVRDGVPYAIDFCNPAPDADIHSVGQENFDWIVEHSAKYAIEKAKAHKPNQNNTSWGGFVRNCITPLKSKTSKVNLKTASEAKKTAVKKVVKKAVAKSITAKTAVKKASVKTKPTAKPKK; encoded by the coding sequence ATGATAAAAAAAGTAGGAATATTATTTGGTATGGAAGACACTTTTCCATGGGCATTTATTGATAAAGTAAATGAGTTGGGAAAAGGTGAAATTGTTGCAGAAGCTGTTCAAATAGATAAGGTGCAACAAGGTATAGATTATGGTTACAGTGTAATATTTGACCGTATTTCTCAAGAAGTGCCATTTTATCGAGCATATTTAAAAAATGCGTCATTAATGGGTACAGCTGTAATCAACAATCCATTTTGGTGGAGTGCCGATGAAAAATTTTTTAATAATTGTTTATCTATGGAAATTGGGATTCCAGTTCCAAAAACTGTTCTACTTCCATCTAATACCAGACCGGACAACACAAGTGAAACTTCATTTAGAAATTTAAAGGCCCCTTTAGACTGGGACTATATGTTGGATTATATTGGATTTCCAGCCTATATGAAACCACATGATGGTGGCGGATGGAAAAGTGTTTATCGTTTAGAAAATTCAGATGAGCTTTTTGCCGCACATAAAGAAACAGAGCAATTAGTGATGATGTTGCAAGAAGAAATTGTTTTCGACGATTATTTTCGGGTATATTGTTTAGGGCAGAAATATGTACATATAATGCCTTACGACCCAAGAAAACCTTTTCACGAGCGCTATGTAAGCGATATTAAGGCTACCGGCAATGAGCGTAAAAAATTATTAAAAACAGTTCACGATTACACACTAAGATTAAATCAAGCATTAGGCTACGATTTTAATACAGTAGAATTTGCAGTTCGTGACGGTGTTCCATACGCCATTGATTTTTGTAACCCAGCACCGGATGCTGATATACATTCTGTAGGACAAGAGAATTTTGATTGGATTGTAGAACACTCAGCTAAGTATGCTATTGAAAAGGCAAAAGCCCATAAACCTAACCAGAATAACACTTCTTGGGGTGGTTTCGTAAGAAATTGTATTACTCCTTTAAAGTCTAAAACGAGTAAGGTAAATCTTAAAACGGCATCAGAAGCTAAGAAAACAGCAGTAAAGAAAGTAGTTAAAAAGGCCGTTGCCAAAAGTATCACTGCTAAAACAGCGGTTAAAAAAGCATCTGTTAAAACGAAACCTACAGCTAAACCTAAGAAGTAA
- a CDS encoding carboxylate-amine ligase, protein MHKFTLGIEEEFQILESDTYELRSQMSKIIDDGKVLLQERIKEEMHQSMVEMGTNICENIHQVRDEVSYLRQQVIKLADDEGLKVAAAGTHPICEWNKQLITANPRYEAIIHEMADVARGNLIFGMHVHVGIPSREEGLEILNTVRYFLPHLYALSTNSPFWEGRNTGFKSYRSKVFDKFPRTGIPPFFSTVAEYDKFVDILVKTNCLDNSKKIWWDIRLHPFYPTIEFRICDVVMTVDEVTCIAALMQCLVAKLYKLNRKNQTFKNYRRLLLSENKWRAARWGIDSKLIDFGKEEEVPFAKLMNELLEFIDDVVDDLGCRTEVNYVYQILESGTGADRQLKVYDETGDLTQVTKYIVSQTKKGL, encoded by the coding sequence ATGCATAAATTTACTTTAGGAATTGAAGAAGAATTTCAAATTTTAGAGAGTGATACGTATGAACTACGTTCACAAATGTCTAAGATCATTGATGATGGAAAGGTATTACTTCAAGAACGTATAAAGGAAGAAATGCACCAGTCCATGGTAGAAATGGGCACTAATATTTGTGAAAATATTCATCAGGTTAGAGATGAGGTTTCTTATTTAAGGCAACAGGTAATTAAACTGGCCGATGATGAAGGGCTAAAAGTTGCAGCAGCTGGTACACACCCAATTTGTGAGTGGAATAAACAATTAATTACGGCTAATCCAAGATATGAAGCCATTATCCACGAAATGGCAGATGTGGCTCGCGGAAATCTAATTTTTGGCATGCATGTTCATGTGGGTATACCAAGTAGAGAAGAAGGGTTGGAAATTTTGAATACAGTTCGTTATTTCTTGCCGCATTTGTATGCATTGTCTACGAACTCACCTTTTTGGGAAGGGCGTAACACAGGTTTTAAATCGTATAGAAGTAAAGTATTTGATAAGTTTCCAAGAACGGGTATTCCTCCTTTCTTTTCTACTGTAGCAGAATACGATAAATTTGTTGACATTTTAGTTAAGACAAATTGTTTAGATAATAGTAAAAAGATATGGTGGGACATAAGATTACATCCTTTTTACCCGACTATAGAGTTTAGAATATGCGATGTGGTAATGACCGTTGATGAGGTGACGTGTATTGCTGCCTTAATGCAGTGTTTGGTTGCTAAGTTGTATAAATTAAATCGTAAAAACCAGACCTTTAAAAACTATAGACGTTTATTGTTAAGTGAAAATAAATGGCGTGCTGCGCGATGGGGGATAGATTCTAAATTAATTGATTTCGGTAAAGAAGAAGAGGTGCCATTCGCAAAATTAATGAATGAATTATTAGAGTTTATTGATGATGTCGTGGACGATTTAGGATGCCGTACAGAAGTAAACTACGTGTATCAAATTCTAGAATCGGGAACAGGGGCAGATAGGCAATTAAAAGTTTATGATGAAACAGGCGACTTAACCCAGGTTACCAAATACATTGTTTCACAGACTAAAAAAGGGCTTTAG
- a CDS encoding alpha/beta hydrolase translates to MLFQIEPITIKGSYFSKNLNRSVIFRIVAPIDYLKSSTEFPVLLMNDGQDYDALFLSEILSLAFSSKETKPFIYVGLSCNENRIHEYGTASTTDFKGRGGQALKYSKFIIDEFLPFLKKEFKASKDFKEWVYCGMSLGGLSAFDIAFNNSDKFGKVGVFSGSFWWRKKAYIKNDLKDRSRIALEVIKKGVYAPHLKFWFECGSQDETADRNNNGIIDAIDDTLEVINELTLKGYTYPGDITYVQVEGGKHDLPTWGKVFPKFISWAMAK, encoded by the coding sequence ATGCTATTTCAAATAGAACCTATTACTATAAAGGGAAGTTATTTTTCCAAAAATCTAAATCGCTCGGTTATTTTTCGCATTGTTGCACCTATAGATTATTTAAAATCTTCTACAGAATTCCCTGTATTATTAATGAATGACGGACAAGATTATGATGCACTATTTTTATCCGAAATCTTATCATTAGCTTTTTCTTCAAAAGAGACAAAGCCGTTTATATATGTTGGTCTTTCGTGTAATGAAAATAGAATTCATGAATATGGAACTGCTTCTACCACAGATTTTAAAGGAAGAGGTGGCCAAGCCTTAAAATACTCTAAGTTCATTATAGATGAATTTCTTCCATTCCTAAAAAAAGAATTTAAAGCTTCTAAAGATTTTAAAGAATGGGTATACTGCGGTATGTCCCTAGGTGGGTTATCTGCCTTTGATATTGCATTTAATAACAGTGATAAATTTGGAAAAGTTGGGGTGTTTAGTGGCTCTTTCTGGTGGCGTAAAAAAGCATATATAAAGAATGATTTAAAAGACCGGAGTAGAATTGCTTTAGAAGTGATAAAAAAAGGTGTTTATGCTCCTCATTTAAAATTTTGGTTTGAATGTGGATCTCAAGATGAAACAGCGGACAGAAATAATAATGGAATTATTGATGCTATTGATGACACTTTAGAGGTTATTAATGAACTGACACTTAAGGGATACACCTACCCTGGCGATATTACCTACGTTCAAGTGGAAGGTGGAAAACACGATTTGCCTACTTGGGGGAAAGTTTTTCCAAAGTTTATTTCCTGGGCAATGGCTAAATAA
- a CDS encoding alpha/beta hydrolase-fold protein — protein sequence MAKIEHIQYYSNILGRNVNLEITGHWGHPILMFPSSGGQYTQNTEFGLLGSIMSFIDEGKVKIYNVETIDMLSFYDDHMDSGTKIHNYELYMQFLKNELIPYIQQECNTHRIGVAGVSFGGYHAANTAFRFPDLISHYIGMSAAFNIRSMVPMLDDMRIYYNCPDEFMSHEEGWKYDHIQIVLGTSDWDICLDKNKRMSSILREKGIDHWYDEKKWIDHDWPLWKMMFPEYLGAFFN from the coding sequence ATGGCAAAAATAGAACACATTCAATATTATTCCAATATTCTTGGAAGAAATGTTAATTTAGAAATCACAGGTCACTGGGGACATCCTATTTTAATGTTTCCTTCTTCTGGTGGTCAGTATACACAGAATACAGAATTTGGTCTTCTTGGTTCAATAATGAGTTTTATTGATGAAGGTAAAGTAAAAATATATAATGTAGAGACCATTGATATGTTGTCATTTTATGATGACCACATGGATTCTGGCACTAAAATTCATAATTACGAATTGTACATGCAATTTTTAAAAAATGAATTAATACCTTATATCCAGCAAGAATGTAACACACATAGAATTGGTGTTGCTGGGGTTAGTTTTGGAGGCTATCATGCAGCTAACACCGCGTTTAGATTTCCAGATTTGATATCACATTATATAGGAATGAGCGCTGCATTTAACATACGGTCTATGGTGCCCATGTTAGATGATATGCGAATTTATTACAATTGTCCGGATGAATTTATGAGTCATGAAGAAGGTTGGAAATATGACCATATACAAATAGTTTTAGGCACGTCGGACTGGGATATTTGTTTGGATAAAAACAAACGCATGTCCAGCATTCTTAGGGAAAAAGGAATTGATCATTGGTATGATGAAAAGAAATGGATAGATCATGATTGGCCTTTGTGGAAAATGATGTTTCCTGAATATTTAGGGGCTTTCTTTAACTAA
- a CDS encoding acyltransferase family protein, whose product MKDRILSVDIFRGATILLMVLVNTPGTWSNVYAPFLHADWHGYTPTDLVFPFFLFIVGTSIAFSYKNRTVDAKAYKKIAIRALKLIALGLFLGAFIIHFPFFKNFNEIRFPGVLQRIGVVFFFAALLFINLDWKKLIWATAILLIGYWLLMTFIPVEGVASTLERAPNNLANWVDVKVFGSHNYKADYDPEGLLSTIPSIASSLLGVFTGLILTSKQEKKTKILIGLGGSLLIIGHIWDIIFPINKALWTSSFVLVTAGWANLILALIYYLTDVKKIEFGSIFRYAGANAIVIYFLSSFISKVMGQIQIGDTSLHGWLFHRIYVHDFMALETSSLLYGLSVVLFYSLVGYFLYKKKIFIKV is encoded by the coding sequence ATGAAAGATAGAATTTTATCGGTTGATATTTTTAGAGGAGCTACTATTTTGTTAATGGTACTGGTAAATACGCCAGGAACATGGTCCAATGTTTATGCGCCATTTCTGCATGCAGATTGGCATGGCTATACACCAACCGACCTAGTTTTTCCTTTCTTTCTCTTTATCGTAGGCACATCAATTGCATTCTCCTATAAAAATAGAACTGTAGATGCTAAAGCGTATAAAAAGATTGCCATTAGAGCATTAAAATTAATTGCACTTGGGTTATTTTTAGGAGCTTTTATAATACACTTTCCTTTCTTTAAAAATTTCAATGAGATACGTTTTCCTGGGGTATTACAACGAATAGGGGTTGTATTTTTCTTTGCTGCGTTATTATTTATAAATCTTGATTGGAAAAAGTTGATTTGGGCAACAGCAATATTATTAATCGGATATTGGCTATTGATGACATTTATACCTGTTGAAGGGGTAGCCTCTACTTTAGAAAGAGCACCAAATAATTTAGCCAATTGGGTAGATGTAAAAGTTTTTGGTTCACATAATTATAAAGCAGATTATGATCCAGAAGGTTTGTTAAGCACCATTCCCTCAATTGCAAGTTCTTTATTGGGTGTATTTACTGGTTTAATCCTTACTTCAAAACAAGAAAAGAAAACAAAAATATTAATAGGCCTGGGTGGTAGTCTCCTTATCATAGGTCATATTTGGGACATAATATTCCCAATCAATAAAGCTCTTTGGACAAGTAGTTTTGTATTAGTAACCGCAGGTTGGGCAAATCTTATTTTGGCGCTTATATATTACCTAACTGATGTTAAAAAAATTGAATTTGGCTCTATATTTAGATATGCCGGTGCCAATGCAATTGTTATCTATTTCTTATCAAGCTTTATTAGCAAAGTAATGGGCCAAATACAAATTGGCGATACTTCGTTACATGGGTGGTTATTTCATAGAATATATGTACATGATTTTATGGCATTGGAAACTTCTTCATTATTATATGGCTTAAGCGTTGTGTTGTTTTACAGTTTAGTGGGGTATTTTCTGTACAAGAAGAAAATATTTATAAAGGTATAA